Proteins from a genomic interval of Bacillus thermozeamaize:
- a CDS encoding transketolase — MTTVDPSIEQLAINTIRTLSIDAIEQANSGHPGITMGAAPMAYVLWTKLMKHNPANPSWFNRDRFVLSAGHGSMLLYSLLHLCGYPIELSDIKQFRQWNSITPGHPEYGHTPGVEATTGPLGQGIGMAVGMAMAERHLAAIYNRPGHTIIDHYTYVLCGDGDLMEGISSEAASLAGHLKLGRLIVLYDSNQISLDGETSHAFTDDIAKRFEAYGWQYMRVEDGNDIQAIYEAIDQARKEQERPTLIEIRTVIGYGSPNKAGKSDVHGAPLGTEEVKRVKEAYGWPGEEPFYVPEAVRELFAKVKRRGEQEEAAWLEKLRAYEEAHPQLAAQLKLAINGQLPAGWDDEIPSYSVSDKAIATRSASGEILNAIARRLPTLIGGSADLASSNKTLLKGEETFRAPDYTGRNIWFGVREHAMGAALNGMLLHGGVRVYGGTFLVFSDYLRPAIRLAAIMKLPVVYVFTHDSIAVGEDGPTHEPIEHLPSLRAIPGLYVLRPADANETAAAYRFAVQKADGPVAMILTRQNLPILEGTKERAPDYFEKGAYILSEPQEYPQGILLATGSEVSLALRAQQQLLSEGYPVRVVSMPSWELFERQDQSYRDSVLPPSITARLAIEMARPLGWERYVGDKGAILGIDTFGASAPGERVMKEFGFTVEHVVEKMKRLLNPSE, encoded by the coding sequence ATGACGACTGTCGATCCATCGATTGAACAGTTGGCTATCAACACCATTCGAACCCTTTCTATTGACGCAATCGAACAGGCCAACTCCGGACACCCAGGGATCACGATGGGGGCAGCGCCCATGGCTTATGTTCTCTGGACAAAGCTGATGAAGCATAATCCGGCCAATCCATCCTGGTTCAACCGGGATCGCTTTGTCCTGTCGGCGGGACATGGGTCCATGTTGCTGTACAGTCTGCTTCACCTGTGTGGCTATCCCATTGAATTGTCAGATATTAAGCAATTTCGCCAGTGGAACAGCATCACCCCTGGCCACCCGGAATACGGACACACACCAGGCGTTGAGGCCACGACCGGTCCGCTTGGGCAAGGAATTGGCATGGCCGTCGGCATGGCGATGGCAGAACGCCACCTGGCCGCTATATACAACCGGCCTGGTCACACCATCATTGACCACTATACATATGTCCTCTGCGGGGATGGCGATCTGATGGAGGGAATTTCCAGCGAAGCCGCTTCCCTGGCAGGACACCTGAAGTTGGGGCGTCTAATCGTGCTGTATGATTCCAACCAGATCTCTCTGGACGGCGAGACCAGCCATGCATTTACTGATGATATCGCCAAACGCTTTGAAGCATATGGCTGGCAGTACATGAGGGTGGAAGACGGAAATGATATTCAGGCGATTTATGAGGCGATCGATCAGGCCAGGAAGGAACAGGAACGTCCGACATTGATTGAAATCCGTACTGTCATTGGTTATGGAAGTCCCAACAAGGCAGGCAAATCGGACGTCCATGGGGCGCCTCTCGGTACGGAAGAGGTCAAGCGTGTCAAGGAGGCCTATGGTTGGCCGGGTGAAGAGCCGTTTTATGTTCCTGAAGCAGTAAGGGAGCTCTTTGCTAAAGTGAAGAGACGCGGCGAGCAAGAGGAGGCCGCCTGGCTGGAAAAATTGCGCGCTTATGAGGAAGCGCACCCGCAACTGGCGGCACAATTGAAACTGGCGATAAATGGCCAGCTGCCCGCCGGATGGGATGATGAAATACCGTCTTACTCCGTATCGGATAAAGCCATTGCGACCCGTTCAGCCTCCGGCGAGATTCTCAACGCGATTGCCCGCCGCTTGCCGACGTTGATTGGCGGTTCGGCCGATTTGGCTTCATCCAACAAGACGCTCCTGAAGGGAGAAGAAACGTTTCGCGCGCCGGACTACACCGGACGGAACATCTGGTTTGGCGTGCGTGAACATGCGATGGGCGCGGCGCTCAATGGCATGTTGCTGCACGGGGGCGTTCGTGTCTATGGCGGCACCTTTCTCGTCTTCTCCGACTATTTGCGGCCGGCAATCCGCCTTGCGGCGATTATGAAATTGCCTGTCGTTTATGTGTTCACCCATGACAGCATCGCCGTCGGAGAGGATGGACCGACACATGAGCCGATCGAACATCTGCCATCTCTTCGCGCCATTCCGGGACTGTATGTGCTTCGCCCGGCTGATGCCAACGAGACAGCTGCCGCCTACCGTTTTGCTGTTCAAAAGGCGGATGGTCCCGTTGCCATGATTCTCACCAGGCAGAACCTTCCCATTCTGGAAGGGACGAAGGAGAGGGCGCCCGATTACTTTGAAAAGGGGGCGTACATTCTCAGCGAACCTCAGGAATATCCGCAGGGCATCCTTCTCGCAACGGGTTCTGAAGTATCACTGGCACTGCGCGCGCAGCAACAACTGTTGTCGGAAGGCTACCCGGTGCGTGTGGTCAGCATGCCGAGCTGGGAGCTTTTTGAACGACAAGATCAAAGCTACAGGGATTCGGTGTTGCCGCCTTCCATCACAGCCCGTTTGGCGATTGAAATGGCCCGCCCATTGGGTTGGGAGAGATACGTTGGGGATAAAGGAGCGATCCTTGGCATTGACACCTTCGGCGCATCTGCGCCAGGAGAGCGGGTAATGAAAGAGTTCGGTTTTACAGTCGAACACGTGGTGGAAAAAATGAAACGATTGCTGAACCCCTCTGAATGA
- a CDS encoding dehydratase: protein MKVLTFSDLQEGMELEALEKPPIDRVQLVKYAGASGDFNPLHTVDSFAQSAGLDGVIAHGMLSMGFLGQYVRALVGVNADIKQIKVRFQRMVKPGDVLTCRGKVTAVNEGDEGKIATFDIAAVNQKGEVVTAGSAKVKFFE, encoded by the coding sequence ATGAAAGTGTTGACGTTTTCAGACCTGCAGGAAGGAATGGAATTGGAGGCGCTGGAGAAGCCCCCTATAGACCGCGTCCAGCTGGTAAAGTATGCCGGAGCATCCGGAGATTTTAACCCGCTACATACCGTGGACAGTTTTGCCCAGTCAGCCGGCTTGGATGGTGTCATTGCCCACGGAATGTTGAGCATGGGATTTTTGGGACAATATGTTCGTGCGCTTGTGGGAGTCAATGCCGATATCAAGCAGATAAAGGTGCGGTTCCAACGCATGGTTAAGCCGGGGGATGTCCTCACTTGCCGCGGCAAGGTGACCGCTGTGAACGAGGGTGATGAAGGCAAAATCGCCACATTTGACATCGCGGCCGTGAATCAAAAAGGCGAAGTGGTTACAGCAGGATCGGCCAAGGTAAAATTTTTTGAATAA
- a CDS encoding beta-ketoacyl-ACP reductase, producing MGRFDGQVAIVTGAARGIGAAIARRLASEGARVGVFDLNLDGAETVVQEIRSAGGEGLALACDVSNAEQVEASIKKVVEQYGKLDILVNNAGVIRDNLLYKMTEDDWNTVIDIHLKGTFLCSREAQKYMVPQKYGRIINLSSTSALGNRGQVNYSAAKAGIQGMTRTMAIELGPYGITVNAIAPGFIQTEMTRATAERMGISFETMIEEFVKRNPIKRVGTPEDIANVAAFLASKEAEYVTGQIIYVAGRPTV from the coding sequence ATGGGAAGATTTGACGGACAGGTGGCCATCGTCACCGGCGCGGCACGCGGTATCGGGGCAGCTATTGCCCGCAGGTTGGCTTCTGAAGGGGCTCGTGTCGGCGTATTTGATCTGAATCTGGATGGCGCAGAGACGGTGGTTCAAGAGATCCGTTCCGCTGGCGGGGAAGGTTTAGCCTTGGCATGTGACGTGTCCAATGCTGAGCAGGTGGAAGCGAGCATCAAAAAAGTGGTGGAGCAGTATGGCAAGCTGGACATTCTTGTCAATAATGCCGGTGTGATACGCGACAATCTCCTGTATAAAATGACCGAAGACGACTGGAACACTGTGATTGACATTCACTTGAAAGGGACGTTTTTGTGCTCGAGGGAAGCGCAAAAATACATGGTTCCGCAAAAATACGGCAGAATAATCAATCTTTCTTCCACATCCGCCTTGGGAAACAGGGGGCAGGTTAACTATTCGGCGGCCAAAGCGGGCATACAGGGCATGACCCGGACAATGGCCATCGAATTGGGACCTTACGGCATTACCGTCAATGCTATCGCCCCTGGGTTTATCCAGACAGAGATGACCCGGGCCACTGCGGAAAGAATGGGTATTTCCTTCGAGACTATGATTGAAGAATTTGTCAAGCGCAATCCGATCAAACGGGTTGGTACGCCGGAAGATATTGCCAATGTGGCCGCATTTCTGGCTTCCAAAGAGGCGGAATACGTCACTGGACAGATCATTTATGTAGCCGGCCGGCCTACGGTCTAA
- a CDS encoding phosphotyrosine protein phosphatase yields MKIHVLFVCLGNICRSPMAEAIFRHLVREKGLTEHFVIDSAGLGGWHVGSPPHEGTRNILKEKQIDPSGLIARKIRKEDLNTFDYILVMDRSNLRGVRELARKLERHRAEVRLLMEFAPEKGHSEVPDPYYDGRFSEVYELVEAGCRGFLNYLMNKHFSQETGNEN; encoded by the coding sequence ATGAAGATTCACGTATTGTTCGTTTGCTTGGGAAACATCTGCCGCTCCCCGATGGCTGAAGCAATTTTTCGCCATCTCGTTCGGGAAAAAGGCCTGACTGAGCATTTCGTGATCGATTCCGCGGGTCTCGGAGGATGGCATGTGGGTTCCCCGCCTCACGAAGGAACGCGCAACATCCTGAAAGAGAAGCAGATCGATCCATCCGGGTTGATCGCCCGTAAAATCAGGAAAGAGGATTTGAACACGTTCGATTACATTCTTGTCATGGATCGGTCCAATTTACGAGGAGTCAGGGAACTGGCCCGCAAGTTGGAGCGCCATCGCGCCGAGGTGCGGCTGCTGATGGAGTTTGCGCCGGAAAAAGGGCATTCCGAGGTGCCCGATCCTTATTATGACGGGCGGTTTTCAGAAGTGTACGAACTGGTTGAAGCTGGATGCCGCGGATTTCTAAACTATCTGATGAACAAGCATTTTTCCCAGGAAACGGGAAATGAGAATTAA
- a CDS encoding molybdenum ABC transporter ATP-binding protein has translation MANASQTAVLVEQVEWWRGEQHILKNINWQVKSGEHWAILGLNGSGKTTLLQMVAGYLWPSKGRITVLGNQYGRCDLREVRKAIGWVSSVLEERLNPAETVRDIVISGKFASFGLYEEWGEKEVEEAEKIMDVLGCRHLSGHRFGRLSQGEKQKVIIARALMSQPQLLILDEPCNGLDLYAREHLLDTISKLAEQQDGPTLLYVTHHIEEILPVFQCVLLMADGAVSAQGKKEEVLSDQNLTAAYRLAIHIEWREGRPWPQIFKRI, from the coding sequence ATGGCAAACGCATCCCAAACAGCTGTGCTTGTCGAACAGGTAGAGTGGTGGCGAGGGGAACAGCATATCCTGAAAAATATCAATTGGCAGGTCAAATCAGGGGAACACTGGGCGATCCTGGGGCTCAACGGCTCCGGCAAAACCACGTTGCTGCAGATGGTGGCCGGTTATCTCTGGCCGTCTAAAGGCAGAATTACCGTTCTAGGCAACCAGTATGGAAGATGTGATCTGCGCGAGGTGCGAAAAGCGATTGGCTGGGTCAGTTCCGTCCTGGAAGAGCGTCTGAATCCCGCTGAAACGGTTCGGGACATTGTGATCAGCGGCAAATTTGCCTCATTTGGGCTTTACGAGGAGTGGGGCGAAAAGGAGGTGGAGGAAGCGGAAAAAATCATGGATGTGTTAGGTTGCCGGCATTTGTCTGGTCACCGTTTCGGACGGCTTTCACAAGGCGAAAAACAAAAGGTGATCATTGCCCGTGCGCTGATGAGCCAGCCGCAATTGTTGATTCTTGACGAGCCATGCAATGGGCTGGATCTGTATGCCCGCGAACATCTGTTGGACACCATCTCCAAATTGGCCGAGCAGCAGGATGGTCCGACACTGCTGTACGTGACCCATCACATCGAAGAGATTCTGCCGGTTTTTCAGTGCGTCCTGCTCATGGCTGACGGCGCGGTCAGCGCGCAGGGGAAAAAGGAAGAGGTTCTGAGCGATCAAAACCTCACTGCAGCATACAGGCTGGCGATCCATATTGAATGGCGGGAAGGAAGGCCTTGGCCGCAAATCTTCAAGCGGATATAA
- a CDS encoding aspartate aminotransferase: MNLSERVRNISPSPTLAITAKAKEMRKQGLDVVGFGAGEPDFNTPHHIIQAAAEAMQKGFTKYTPAGGIPELKQAIAEKLEQDNQLKYTADEVVVTAGAKHALYNLFQVLCEPGDEVIIPVPYWVSYPEQVKLAGAVPVFIEGKEENQFKITPEQLEAAITPRTKIFLLNSPSNPTGMIYSKQELEALGEVCLRKGLVIISDEIYEKLLYDDAAHISIASLSPELKANTIVVNGVSKPYAMTGWRIGYAAGPKEVIKAMERLSSHSTSNPTSIAQYAALAAITGTQEPLEEMKRHFAERRRKMLDWIGRIPGFKVFPPQGAFYVYINIKSTYQTAHGRFANADEWAKALLEQEKVAVVPGSGFGTKDHIRLSYATSLEQIDKGMERIARFVQG; the protein is encoded by the coding sequence ATGAACCTATCTGAACGTGTGCGAAACATTTCGCCTTCACCTACATTAGCCATCACGGCCAAGGCAAAGGAAATGAGGAAACAAGGCCTGGATGTAGTGGGTTTCGGCGCTGGCGAACCGGATTTCAACACGCCCCATCACATCATTCAGGCTGCGGCGGAAGCGATGCAAAAAGGATTTACCAAATACACTCCGGCTGGCGGCATTCCGGAACTGAAGCAGGCCATCGCTGAAAAACTGGAACAGGATAATCAGCTCAAGTACACCGCCGATGAAGTGGTGGTCACGGCGGGAGCCAAGCATGCCTTGTATAACCTGTTTCAAGTGCTTTGTGAACCGGGGGATGAAGTGATTATCCCTGTCCCGTACTGGGTCAGCTATCCTGAGCAGGTCAAACTTGCGGGAGCGGTCCCCGTTTTCATCGAAGGAAAAGAGGAAAACCAGTTTAAAATCACGCCGGAACAACTGGAAGCGGCCATCACGCCGAGGACGAAAATCTTCTTGCTCAACTCACCCAGCAACCCCACCGGAATGATCTACAGCAAGCAGGAACTGGAGGCATTGGGGGAAGTATGCTTGCGCAAGGGGCTCGTGATCATTTCGGACGAGATCTATGAAAAGCTGCTCTATGACGATGCCGCCCATATCAGCATCGCCTCGCTCAGTCCGGAACTGAAGGCAAACACCATTGTTGTCAACGGAGTCTCCAAGCCGTATGCCATGACCGGCTGGCGCATCGGTTATGCAGCGGGGCCGAAAGAGGTCATCAAGGCGATGGAAAGGCTGTCCAGCCATAGCACCTCGAATCCCACCTCCATCGCCCAATACGCGGCGCTGGCAGCGATTACCGGAACACAGGAACCGTTGGAAGAGATGAAACGGCACTTTGCAGAACGGCGCCGGAAAATGCTGGATTGGATCGGCCGGATCCCGGGGTTCAAGGTCTTTCCGCCGCAGGGCGCCTTTTATGTGTATATCAACATCAAGTCCACCTATCAGACGGCACATGGGCGCTTTGCCAATGCGGACGAATGGGCAAAGGCGCTCCTGGAACAGGAGAAGGTGGCTGTGGTGCCCGGTTCCGGCTTTGGCACGAAGGACCATATCCGGCTGTCTTACGCGACCAGTCTGGAGCAGATCGATAAAGGGATGGAGAGGATTGCACGTTTTGTGCAGGGATAA
- a CDS encoding ATPase, which yields MGKELALGIIPALLIFLGAMGVNVMPLVLLAILIGAAIFFLHARGELNLGLKERGKYLVKNTSVAFEDIGGNERVKRELIEALDFLKHYDKVKKYGIRPIKGILLSGPPGTGKTLLAKAAANYTDSVFLAASGSEFIEMYVGVGAQRVRELFKEARTQAARQNKDSAIIFIDEIDVLAGKRDGSQSREYDQTLNQLLTEMDGISTSDHPRILLIAATNRKDMLDEALLRPGRFDRQIEVDLPEKKARLQILKLHSRNKPLSEQIDLEKIASETFGFSGAQLESLINEAAIYAMRDDSETIQPEHIAQAIDKVMLGEQTDKESTQEERRRVAVHELGHAAISEILRPGSVSQVALSPRGGALGYVRQSPGEDRYLYTRQHLEQQIMICLAGAAAEELIYGNRSTGAKNDYEQAIRIVKSMVDTGLSSLGIVDVNLLPKETLHKECNQILNQLFEQTVNLLKKHRPLFEQALNILLDEEVLSGATFRKLFQAYLADQAG from the coding sequence ATGGGTAAAGAATTGGCACTTGGTATCATCCCCGCCCTCCTGATTTTTCTCGGCGCCATGGGGGTCAATGTGATGCCGCTGGTTTTACTGGCAATCCTCATTGGGGCCGCCATCTTTTTTTTGCATGCCAGGGGAGAACTGAACCTTGGACTGAAAGAACGGGGGAAATACCTGGTCAAGAACACCTCTGTCGCTTTTGAAGATATTGGCGGCAATGAACGGGTCAAGCGTGAACTGATCGAAGCGCTAGACTTTCTCAAACATTATGACAAAGTGAAAAAATACGGCATCCGCCCGATCAAGGGGATTTTGCTCAGCGGACCCCCGGGGACCGGGAAGACACTCCTGGCCAAGGCTGCGGCCAATTACACGGATTCTGTCTTTCTGGCCGCCTCAGGGAGTGAATTTATCGAAATGTATGTCGGTGTCGGCGCCCAGCGGGTGCGTGAGTTGTTCAAAGAGGCTCGCACCCAGGCGGCCAGGCAAAACAAGGACAGCGCCATCATTTTTATCGACGAGATTGATGTCCTGGCGGGCAAGCGGGACGGTTCACAGTCTCGCGAATATGACCAGACGTTGAATCAGCTGTTGACGGAGATGGACGGGATCAGCACCTCCGATCATCCGAGGATTTTGCTGATCGCCGCCACGAACCGGAAAGACATGCTCGACGAGGCCTTGCTGCGGCCCGGGCGCTTTGACCGGCAAATCGAAGTGGATCTGCCTGAAAAAAAAGCCCGTTTGCAGATCCTGAAGCTGCACAGCCGGAACAAGCCGCTGTCTGAACAGATTGATCTGGAAAAAATTGCCTCTGAAACGTTTGGCTTTTCGGGGGCCCAGCTCGAGAGCCTGATTAATGAAGCGGCCATTTACGCGATGAGGGATGACTCCGAAACCATCCAGCCGGAACACATCGCGCAGGCGATTGACAAGGTGATGCTGGGCGAACAGACGGATAAGGAGTCCACGCAAGAAGAACGCAGGCGAGTGGCAGTGCATGAATTGGGACACGCAGCCATTTCCGAAATTCTCCGTCCCGGCTCCGTATCCCAGGTGGCCCTGAGCCCGCGTGGCGGGGCGCTGGGATACGTCCGGCAGTCGCCCGGTGAGGACCGGTACCTCTACACGCGGCAGCACCTGGAACAGCAAATCATGATTTGCCTGGCCGGAGCCGCGGCAGAGGAACTGATTTACGGAAACCGCAGCACCGGGGCCAAAAATGATTATGAACAGGCGATCCGCATCGTCAAGAGCATGGTGGACACGGGCCTGAGCTCGCTCGGGATCGTGGATGTCAACCTCCTGCCCAAAGAGACGCTGCACAAGGAATGCAACCAGATTCTCAACCAACTTTTCGAACAAACGGTGAATCTGTTAAAGAAACATCGCCCTCTCTTTGAGCAGGCGCTGAATATCCTCCTGGACGAGGAAGTATTAAGCGGAGCCACGTTCCGCAAATTATTCCAGGCGTATCTCGCAGACCAGGCCGGTTAA
- a CDS encoding N-ethylammeline chlorohydrolase — protein sequence MDVFFWRETDEIMKQLFCGATIITGTGETIENGWLIIEDGKISYVGNPRPEDEQVPFDEIHDMKGKLILPGFINTHTHAAMSLLRGYADDLPLQQWLKEKMWPIEAQFTNREVYWGSALAILEMIKSGTTCFADMYDHMDQVACVVEESGIRASLARGVIGYGEPEVVKGKIKEMEHFARSYQGAADGRITTMVSPHAIYTCPLPVIEQIIEISAQLSLPIHTHLSETKKEVEDCLAQYGKSPVFLMHELGLFERPTLAAHVVHVTAEELDILAECQVSISHNPGSNLKLASGIAPVPEMIRRGITVSLGTDSAASNNNLDLFEEMRLASLIHKGNTLDPLAVPAQTALAMATREGARSLGLEQKIGTLEAGKEADFIVVSVSEPHMHPFYDPISHLVYSARAEDVSDVYVQGKPLMKGRQMLTLDEERILHEVKKIVQRW from the coding sequence ATGGATGTATTTTTTTGGAGAGAGACGGATGAGATTATGAAACAGCTTTTTTGCGGCGCAACGATCATCACAGGTACCGGTGAGACGATCGAAAATGGCTGGCTGATCATCGAGGACGGAAAGATCAGCTACGTCGGAAACCCGCGCCCAGAGGATGAGCAGGTGCCGTTTGACGAGATTCATGACATGAAGGGGAAGCTCATCCTCCCAGGCTTCATCAATACCCATACCCATGCGGCCATGTCACTGCTGCGTGGATATGCTGACGATCTGCCATTGCAACAGTGGCTGAAAGAAAAAATGTGGCCGATTGAGGCGCAATTTACAAACCGGGAAGTGTATTGGGGCAGCGCCCTGGCGATTCTTGAAATGATCAAAAGCGGGACCACCTGTTTTGCGGACATGTACGATCACATGGACCAGGTGGCCTGTGTCGTAGAGGAGTCGGGTATCCGGGCCAGTCTTGCCCGGGGTGTGATCGGTTATGGGGAACCGGAAGTGGTGAAAGGAAAAATCAAGGAGATGGAACATTTTGCACGCAGTTACCAAGGGGCGGCAGACGGCCGGATCACGACAATGGTCAGCCCGCACGCCATTTACACCTGTCCGCTCCCCGTGATCGAACAGATCATCGAGATCTCTGCACAGCTTTCCCTGCCGATCCACACCCACCTGTCGGAAACCAAGAAAGAGGTTGAGGATTGCTTGGCACAGTACGGCAAGTCGCCGGTGTTCCTCATGCATGAACTTGGATTGTTCGAACGGCCGACGCTGGCGGCGCATGTCGTTCACGTGACGGCGGAGGAACTGGATATCCTGGCCGAATGCCAGGTTTCGATCTCCCACAATCCGGGCAGCAACCTGAAGCTGGCGAGCGGGATCGCGCCGGTTCCGGAAATGATCAGGCGAGGCATCACCGTTTCCCTGGGTACCGACAGTGCGGCCAGCAACAATAACCTTGATCTTTTCGAAGAAATGCGTTTGGCCAGCCTGATCCATAAGGGAAACACGCTGGATCCCCTGGCCGTTCCTGCACAAACAGCCTTGGCCATGGCAACCAGGGAAGGGGCGAGAAGCCTTGGGCTTGAGCAGAAGATCGGCACGCTGGAAGCCGGAAAAGAGGCGGATTTTATCGTCGTCTCCGTTTCGGAACCGCACATGCACCCCTTTTATGATCCCATCTCTCATTTGGTATACAGCGCGCGGGCAGAAGATGTCAGCGATGTCTATGTTCAGGGCAAGCCGCTCATGAAGGGACGCCAGATGCTTACTTTGGATGAGGAACGGATTCTCCATGAAGTGAAAAAGATCGTTCAGCGATGGTGA